Genomic segment of Xanthobacter dioxanivorans:
CCCCGCCGCCGCGACGCCGGAGCCGGCGAAGTTGCGGGCCAGCGCCAGCACCGCCCAGGTGATGGCGCCGAGGGCGAGGGACAGAGCGGCGGCGGTGGCGAAGTTCGCGTTGAGGGTGAACTCCGTATAGATGGTCATGGCCAGCACATCGATGCGCGTGGCCAGGGTGAAGGCGGTGCCGAAGGCGCCCATGGCAGTGGCGAAGGCGATGGCACCGGAGGCCATGAGCGCCGGCGCGATCCCCGGCAGGGTCACGTCGCGCAGCACCTCCAGCCGGCCGGCGCCGAGCGAGCGCGCCGCTTCCTCCAGCGCCGGATCGAGCTTCTCCGCCGCCGCCATGAGGGTCACCAGCACCCGCGGCAGGGAGAAATAGACATAGCCGGCGAAGAGGCCCGCCATGGAATAGGCGAACACCCAGCGCCCGAGCCCAAGGCTCATGGAGAGGCTGGACAAAAGCCCCTGCCGCCCCGCCAGCAGGATGACCATGAAGCCCACCACCACGCCGGGGAAGGCGAGGGGCAGGGTGAGCAGGGAGACGAGGAGCGCGCGACCGGGGAAACGGTTGCGCGCCAGGAACAGGGCCACCACCGTGCCGGCGGCCAGCGTCGCCGCCGTCACCGCCGCCGACAGGAGCAGGGTGGCGACGAGGGTCGCGAGGTGCCGTGGATTGGTGAGGATGGCAACGTATTCCGCCAGGCCGTTCGGCCCCGCGCCGGCGACGCCCACGAGCCGCACCAGGGGCAGCACGAAGAAGGCCGCCACGAACAGGAACAGCGGCAGCAGGAACAGGCGGGCGAGGCGGTCGGCGCTATGCATGGCGGTCTTTCGATGGATGCCATGCCCGGCGGGTCAGGGCATGCGGTGTTCGAGCGGGGCCGCGTCCCGTGCCCCGGCCGACCGGAGCGTCAGCGGAGGGAGAGCCGGGACCCAGCGCAACGAACCGCCGAAGGCCTGCCGAACCCGCCGCTGCCGGGGATACGGTCTGCTCCGCAGGATTCGTGTGCTGGGTCCCGGCTCGGCGCTCCGCCTTCGGCTGCGCTTGGCCGGGACATGCGGGCGTTTCTGTTCTTACTTCACCGCGTTCAGATACGCTTCCGAGAACGCCTTCTGGGCGGCTTCCATCTTGGCATAGTCCACCGGCTTGGCGCGGGCATAGTCGGAGGCCGGGAGGAAGCGGCTGGCCACGTCCTTCGGCAGCTCGATGTTGCGCGCCGGGCGCAGATAGGCCTTCGCCCACATGCCCTGCCCCTTGTCGGAGAGCACGTAGTCCAACACCTTCTTCGCCGCCTCGGGATGCGGCGCGCCCTTCACCATGCTCATGACGTAGGGCACCACCACCGTGCCCTCGCACGGAATGACGAAGACGAAATTGCCCATGTCCGAGTAGCGGGCGCGGTAGGCGTTGAAATCGTAGTCGAACAGGATCGGGATCTCGCCCGAGACCACGCGGGCGTAGGAGGTCTGCTTCGGCACGATGGGCTGGTTCGCCTGCAGCTTGCGGAAATATTCGATGCCCGGCCTGAAGTCGTCGAGGGTGCCGCCCAGCGCGCCATTCACCGCCACCGCGCCCACATAGCCGACGAAGGCGGAGGTGGGATCGAGGTAGCCGACGAGGCCCTTGTATTCGCTCTTCAGGAGGTCCGCCCAGCAGGCCGGTACCGGCGTCTTGCCGAGCGCGTCCTTGTTCACGAACAGGCCGAGGGTGCCCGAATGGATGGTGAACCAGTTGCCGTCCGGATCCTTCAGGCCCGCCGGGATGTCGGCAAAACCCTTCGGCTCGTAGGGCTGGGTGACGCCCGCATCCTTCGCCTTGATGCCGAAGGTGACGCCCAGATAGGCCACGTCCGCCACCGGGCTCGCCTTCTCCGCGATGATCTGGGTCAGGGACTGGCCGGAATTCTTGTTGTCCTGCGGCACGTCAATGCCGAGGTCGGCCTTGATCGCCTTCAGCATGCCGCCCCAGTCGGCCCATTCGGGCGGGCAATTGTAGCAGATGGCGTCCGCCGCCACGGCCGGGCGCGCCGGCACGAGGGCGACGGACACGGCGGCAAGGGCACTCGCGGCGAGAACACGGGTCAGGATGCGGCGCATGGCGTCAGCCTCGCGGGTTGGGGGTCGGGGGTGAAGGCGGGTTGCGCGGGACGGCCCGCTTGGGCGCGGCGGCGAGCGTGCCGCCGGGGCGCAGGGTGAAGGGCAGGCGCTCGACGCGCGGTCCCTCGCCCTCCTCCAGCATGGCGAAGAGCATCTCCACGGCGCGCTCGCCCATCCGCCGGGTGGGGGTGTCCACGGTGGCGAGGCTGGGGTTCATGGCCCGCCCCAGGGCGATGCCGTCGAAGCCGGCGAGGGACACGTCGCGCGGCACCGCGAGGCCGAGCTCGCGCAGCGCGCCCGCCACCGAGAGGGCCAGCAGGTCGTTGGAGCACAGGGCCGCGGTGGGCCGGCCGGCGCCGGCGAACAGCCCGGCGAGGGCGGCGGCGTGGCTCGGGGCGTCGCCCAGATAATCGAGCTCCACCGGCGCCTCGGGAGCGAGGCCGGCGGCTTCCATGGCGGCGCGGTAGCCCTCATGGCGGCGCCGCGAGCGGTCGGAGGTGGAGAAGCGGCCGGCGAGATA
This window contains:
- a CDS encoding ABC transporter permease subunit, whose product is MHSADRLARLFLLPLFLFVAAFFVLPLVRLVGVAGAGPNGLAEYVAILTNPRHLATLVATLLLSAAVTAATLAAGTVVALFLARNRFPGRALLVSLLTLPLAFPGVVVGFMVILLAGRQGLLSSLSMSLGLGRWVFAYSMAGLFAGYVYFSLPRVLVTLMAAAEKLDPALEEAARSLGAGRLEVLRDVTLPGIAPALMASGAIAFATAMGAFGTAFTLATRIDVLAMTIYTEFTLNANFATAAALSLALGAITWAVLALARNFAGSGVAAAG
- a CDS encoding ABC transporter substrate-binding protein, with amino-acid sequence MRRILTRVLAASALAAVSVALVPARPAVAADAICYNCPPEWADWGGMLKAIKADLGIDVPQDNKNSGQSLTQIIAEKASPVADVAYLGVTFGIKAKDAGVTQPYEPKGFADIPAGLKDPDGNWFTIHSGTLGLFVNKDALGKTPVPACWADLLKSEYKGLVGYLDPTSAFVGYVGAVAVNGALGGTLDDFRPGIEYFRKLQANQPIVPKQTSYARVVSGEIPILFDYDFNAYRARYSDMGNFVFVIPCEGTVVVPYVMSMVKGAPHPEAAKKVLDYVLSDKGQGMWAKAYLRPARNIELPKDVASRFLPASDYARAKPVDYAKMEAAQKAFSEAYLNAVK